The Paenibacillus sp. MBLB1832 genome has a window encoding:
- a CDS encoding phytanoyl-CoA dioxygenase family protein, translating into MSIITTTMTNDDLHFYRDKGYWISPKLLTDEQIIALRQAHDRVWSNEYDSHGYPVGGSWSPSKDPLKIRKKDNGWLVNETIRQVVTSKELGRIAAFLMECDGVRLWHDQVILKPGAGEQETALGNVGWHQDYGYWQCASTTNMVTVWIALQDTDLTNGGMKTIEESHHWGLIPDSNTFFDQDMDALKNKYASNEHRWSEVPTILKAGHASFHHSLTFHGSGPNLTNQDRLSIVAHLMPDGTCYRSGIQWHPNIPLLGPWPAEGQPFDGPNFPLLYSKHRDDL; encoded by the coding sequence ATGTCCATCATTACTACGACCATGACGAACGATGATCTTCACTTTTATCGGGACAAGGGCTATTGGATCTCCCCTAAGCTGTTAACCGACGAACAGATTATCGCATTACGCCAAGCCCATGACCGAGTGTGGTCAAATGAATATGATAGCCATGGCTATCCTGTTGGAGGATCCTGGAGTCCTTCCAAGGATCCGTTGAAAATTAGAAAGAAGGACAATGGGTGGCTTGTCAATGAAACGATACGCCAGGTCGTGACTAGCAAGGAACTCGGGAGGATAGCTGCTTTCCTCATGGAATGTGACGGTGTGCGATTATGGCATGATCAAGTCATTCTGAAGCCTGGGGCCGGTGAACAAGAGACTGCCTTAGGTAATGTCGGCTGGCACCAAGACTACGGCTATTGGCAATGTGCCAGCACCACCAATATGGTAACTGTATGGATCGCACTACAAGATACGGATTTGACGAATGGCGGAATGAAAACGATTGAAGAATCTCATCATTGGGGGTTAATTCCTGATAGTAACACCTTCTTCGATCAGGATATGGATGCCTTGAAAAACAAATATGCAAGTAACGAGCACCGTTGGTCCGAGGTACCCACGATTCTTAAGGCAGGGCATGCGAGCTTCCACCATTCCCTTACCTTCCATGGATCAGGCCCTAATCTGACCAATCAGGACCGATTGTCTATCGTCGCACATCTGATGCCTGACGGAACCTGCTATCGCTCGGGAATCCAGTGGCATCCGAATATACCTTTGCTGGGACCTTGGCCTGCCGAAGGCCAACCGTTCGATGGACCAAATTTTCCACTGTTATACAGCAAGCATCGGGACGATCTATAA
- a CDS encoding AraC family transcriptional regulator, whose product MNRWTYRGGDVLPEIKLVGYDDLTEAIRLKEHSHEGAFEFVWMERGRAAWQVEEQVYGTGAGEVFITKPDEIHKGRYDIIEPSRFWWLILEAPALHYPTRWWLQPDESEIASFINEMWALPRVINVGSEAGVIFRRMRQAIEQGGPLTRMKTCTAVLELILLLIRSRDHVNDDTSVTADLIDELCCRMAHSLHEPLSVPEMVRHMGLSEAHFFRVFQEHTGFTPWDYMNNLRIEEACRLLETTNFRITEIAMELGFATSQHFATSFKRRKLRTPTQWRQEKWVGGRRSGI is encoded by the coding sequence ATGAACCGTTGGACGTATAGGGGAGGCGACGTCCTTCCAGAGATTAAGTTAGTCGGATATGATGACCTTACCGAAGCGATCAGACTCAAGGAGCATAGTCATGAGGGTGCCTTTGAATTCGTCTGGATGGAGCGGGGAAGAGCAGCCTGGCAAGTAGAGGAGCAAGTCTACGGGACAGGAGCTGGGGAGGTATTCATTACCAAGCCTGATGAGATACATAAGGGACGATATGACATTATCGAGCCTAGTCGGTTCTGGTGGCTCATCCTGGAGGCTCCAGCACTCCATTACCCTACGAGATGGTGGCTCCAGCCAGACGAGTCGGAAATAGCCTCCTTCATTAATGAGATGTGGGCGTTGCCCAGAGTGATTAACGTAGGTTCGGAGGCAGGGGTCATCTTTCGTCGCATGCGTCAAGCGATAGAGCAAGGAGGCCCGCTCACTCGGATGAAGACATGCACCGCCGTCCTGGAGCTAATATTGCTTTTGATTCGTAGCAGAGACCATGTGAACGATGACACATCGGTGACAGCTGATCTTATCGACGAGCTCTGCTGTCGTATGGCCCACAGTCTGCATGAACCGTTGTCCGTTCCGGAGATGGTGCGGCATATGGGTCTGAGTGAAGCTCATTTCTTCCGAGTTTTTCAGGAGCACACCGGATTTACACCATGGGACTATATGAATAATTTACGTATAGAGGAAGCCTGCCGTCTGCTAGAGACAACGAACTTTAGAATTACTGAGATCGCGATGGAGCTCGGATTTGCGACAAGTCAGCATTTTGCTACCAGCTTCAAACGCAGAAAGCTGAGAACACCAACGCAGTGGCGTCAGGAAAAGTGGGTGGGGGGAAGAAGGTCAGGAATATAG
- a CDS encoding SGNH/GDSL hydrolase family protein, with the protein MIYGQVELHNVAEAIRVPGREGVLLQRVPEDVRIRTREATQMKCREAAGCEIRFVSDWNPVKVTLVSYSGPTRVYYHCGDFAVRSYTVGKEPVTIELTPPTPAFLQSPDFPVTKLSLRFDPKVMRLVSGGGELHLLDVDGVSVRPPKPEELPALRYLAYGTSITQGESATQPDLTYVRQTGWRIGADVMNLGMAGTAYCEPALAEYMASLQDWDIASICASVNMLNQGVSVEDFELAAGNMVQSIASAHPTKPIVCIGIFPSFLDLNYRWPERNPVSTPDEYRTALKRIAGVEAHKGRNVHYVDGRDLLQSMKGLSSDILHPGDHGMIEIGYNLAKFMEPLLARLK; encoded by the coding sequence ATGATTTATGGGCAAGTCGAATTGCATAATGTAGCTGAAGCCATACGAGTGCCGGGTAGAGAGGGCGTGCTTCTGCAACGGGTTCCCGAAGATGTTCGGATTCGTACGCGGGAGGCTACGCAAATGAAATGCCGTGAAGCGGCAGGCTGTGAGATACGATTCGTCAGTGATTGGAATCCGGTCAAGGTGACACTGGTGAGCTACAGCGGGCCAACACGTGTGTACTATCACTGTGGAGATTTTGCCGTGCGCAGCTACACGGTCGGTAAAGAACCGGTTACCATAGAACTGACTCCGCCTACTCCTGCATTTTTGCAGAGTCCTGACTTTCCTGTGACGAAGTTGTCGCTAAGGTTTGATCCGAAAGTGATGCGTCTAGTAAGCGGGGGAGGCGAACTGCATTTGCTCGATGTGGATGGAGTCTCTGTCAGGCCGCCGAAGCCGGAAGAATTGCCTGCACTTCGTTATCTCGCCTATGGGACTTCCATTACACAGGGCGAATCGGCTACCCAGCCGGATTTGACCTATGTTCGTCAGACAGGGTGGCGCATCGGGGCGGATGTCATGAATCTCGGCATGGCGGGGACTGCCTATTGTGAGCCCGCCTTGGCGGAGTACATGGCTTCCTTACAGGATTGGGACATCGCCTCGATTTGCGCATCTGTCAATATGCTGAACCAGGGCGTCTCAGTGGAAGATTTTGAGCTGGCTGCTGGCAATATGGTCCAGTCTATTGCCTCCGCGCATCCTACCAAACCCATTGTCTGCATTGGGATATTTCCGTCTTTTCTGGACCTGAACTACCGCTGGCCGGAGCGTAATCCAGTTTCGACCCCAGATGAATACCGCACGGCTCTGAAAAGAATTGCTGGAGTTGAAGCACATAAGGGACGCAATGTGCACTATGTAGATGGTCGGGATTTGCTTCAATCCATGAAAGGTTTATCCAGTGACATCCTGCACCCAGGAGATCACGGCATGATTGAAATTGGGTATAATCTCGCCAAGTTTATGGAGCCGCTGCTAGCCCGGTTAAAATAA
- a CDS encoding AraC family transcriptional regulator, with amino-acid sequence MADQIGYMSPSYFTKHFHAYTGHTPMQFRQLQENK; translated from the coding sequence ATTGCTGATCAAATCGGCTATATGTCACCCAGCTATTTCACCAAACATTTTCATGCTTATACAGGACATACACCTATGCAGTTCAGACAGCTGCAAGAAAATAAATAA
- a CDS encoding NAD(P)-dependent oxidoreductase translates to MKRTIDNSVIGFIGTGVMGLSMAGHLLKNGFSLHVYSRTKAKAESLIQQGAIWHDSPASLAQAADVILTMVGYPKDVEDVYLGEHGVIHHVRPGSLLIDLTTSIPALAKEIERKALERELQFLDAPVSGGDIGAREARLSIMVGGSEEAFENAVPVLEVIGTTIVHQGPSGSGQYTKMCNQIAIAAKMVGVCESIKYAEASGLDPATVLRSIEFGAAGSWTLSNLAPRIIQEDYAPGFYVKHFIKDMQIALDSSKELGLKLPGLSLARALYEQLAEIGEENSGTHALYKVYQYNQVPVLNA, encoded by the coding sequence TTGAAACGAACCATAGACAACTCGGTAATTGGTTTTATAGGTACGGGGGTAATGGGACTGAGTATGGCTGGTCATTTACTCAAAAATGGGTTTTCGCTTCATGTCTACAGTCGAACAAAAGCGAAAGCTGAATCGCTTATTCAACAGGGAGCCATCTGGCATGATTCACCAGCTTCGTTAGCGCAAGCAGCCGATGTGATTTTGACAATGGTAGGCTATCCGAAAGACGTTGAGGATGTGTATCTGGGTGAGCACGGAGTTATCCATCACGTCCGACCCGGCAGCCTACTCATTGATCTGACAACCTCAATTCCAGCTCTAGCTAAGGAAATTGAACGCAAAGCACTAGAGCGTGAGCTTCAATTTCTGGATGCTCCTGTATCCGGAGGGGATATCGGAGCGAGAGAAGCTCGACTGTCCATCATGGTTGGAGGCAGCGAGGAAGCTTTTGAGAATGCAGTCCCTGTACTGGAAGTGATTGGCACGACAATTGTTCATCAAGGACCTTCCGGATCCGGACAATATACCAAGATGTGTAATCAAATCGCCATCGCTGCCAAAATGGTTGGCGTATGCGAATCGATAAAATACGCAGAAGCGTCTGGGCTGGATCCAGCTACTGTGCTTCGCAGCATCGAATTTGGCGCGGCCGGCAGCTGGACGCTGAGCAATCTCGCTCCAAGGATCATCCAAGAGGATTATGCGCCAGGATTTTATGTCAAACATTTTATTAAAGATATGCAAATCGCTTTGGATTCCTCGAAAGAGTTGGGATTGAAGCTGCCAGGATTGTCGCTCGCGCGGGCTTTATACGAACAGCTTGCTGAGATAGGTGAAGAAAATAGCGGCACACATGCACTTTATAAAGTATATCAGTACAACCAAGTGCCGGTTCTGAACGCGTAA
- the ggt gene encoding gamma-glutamyltransferase, translating into MTRSTLQQQSYGVVATPNPLTADAGMEILKAGGNAIDAAVAAAFMHTVVTPDNCGVAGYAGAIVFYLADRKEVLAIDYNSRAPGSAREDLFPVEHHDDGGFRVPEKVNAHGALAVDVPGTVAGLVLAQREFGTLPLRTVLQPAIRAAREGFPVCKALAASIAGTLAANAHAFPEVYRLHTINGRPPLEGEILTNSELADTLELIAEGGSTAFYEGKIAQQIVETVQGHGGLLTLEDLAAYQARIVKPIHIQYRGHDIYTPPLSAGGLTVLQALRVLEGFDVAATGGGARLLHLLIEVAKVVFRERLTKYGDLPTAETLTEQELGDTLIEQLRQEVAVALQNPQKGRIIAPDPGTGTIHFATADAKGNVVSLTTTHGAGFGSLLAVPGTGIVLGHGMCRFDPRPGWPNSVAPHKQPLHNMAPLLALHNGRPSLALGAAGGRTILNTIYTVLTHVIDLGYSLSQALAAARFHVETMEPVWIEDGDEQITQALTELGHEVLIKPAIGTLQGIAFNQETGWAQGESDPRTLGKVVSE; encoded by the coding sequence ATGACAAGGTCAACTCTACAGCAACAATCCTATGGAGTTGTTGCCACACCGAATCCCCTTACCGCCGATGCAGGAATGGAGATCCTGAAGGCCGGCGGGAACGCCATCGATGCGGCTGTAGCTGCGGCTTTTATGCATACAGTAGTTACGCCCGATAATTGCGGAGTCGCGGGCTATGCTGGTGCAATTGTATTTTATTTAGCCGATAGGAAAGAGGTGCTGGCCATTGATTACAACAGCCGAGCGCCAGGCTCCGCCCGTGAGGATCTATTTCCCGTTGAGCATCATGATGATGGCGGGTTCCGGGTACCGGAGAAGGTGAACGCGCATGGAGCTCTAGCCGTGGATGTGCCTGGTACCGTAGCTGGACTCGTGCTGGCACAGCGAGAGTTCGGTACGTTGCCGCTTCGCACCGTCCTGCAACCGGCAATTCGCGCAGCTCGCGAGGGCTTCCCGGTCTGTAAGGCTCTAGCCGCGTCCATTGCTGGCACGCTCGCTGCAAACGCACATGCGTTTCCCGAGGTTTATCGTCTTCATACGATTAATGGTAGACCTCCTCTGGAGGGAGAAATTCTTACGAATTCCGAACTGGCGGACACGCTCGAGCTTATCGCCGAAGGCGGATCAACAGCCTTCTATGAAGGAAAGATCGCACAGCAAATCGTTGAGACAGTACAAGGGCATGGTGGGCTGTTGACCTTGGAGGACTTGGCTGCTTATCAAGCGCGCATCGTTAAGCCGATTCATATCCAATATCGGGGACATGACATCTACACACCACCGCTTTCTGCAGGCGGTCTAACCGTTCTCCAAGCGCTGCGAGTGCTTGAAGGCTTCGATGTAGCGGCTACAGGCGGCGGAGCACGGCTGCTTCATCTACTCATTGAAGTCGCCAAGGTGGTATTCCGCGAACGGCTTACCAAGTACGGCGATCTCCCGACAGCGGAAACGCTGACCGAACAAGAGCTTGGCGATACGCTGATCGAGCAGCTGCGTCAAGAAGTTGCGGTAGCGCTGCAGAATCCCCAGAAGGGAAGGATCATTGCGCCTGATCCGGGAACCGGTACGATCCATTTCGCTACAGCGGATGCCAAAGGAAATGTCGTGTCGCTGACAACTACTCATGGCGCTGGTTTCGGCTCTCTGCTGGCTGTTCCTGGCACAGGGATCGTGCTTGGTCACGGGATGTGCAGATTCGATCCCCGTCCTGGCTGGCCTAATTCCGTCGCTCCGCATAAACAGCCGCTCCACAACATGGCGCCGCTGCTAGCTCTCCATAACGGCCGTCCATCGCTTGCGCTCGGTGCTGCTGGTGGGCGTACAATCCTGAACACGATTTATACAGTACTAACCCATGTCATTGATCTCGGGTACAGTTTATCGCAAGCATTAGCGGCAGCGCGCTTCCATGTGGAGACGATGGAGCCAGTCTGGATTGAGGATGGTGATGAACAAATTACCCAAGCCTTAACCGAATTAGGGCATGAGGTGCTGATCAAGCCGGCGATCGGAACCCTGCAGGGCATTGCCTTCAATCAGGAAACGGGCTGGGCGCAAGGTGAGAGCGATCCACGCACGTTGGGTAAGGTCGTATCGGAGTAA
- a CDS encoding AAC(3) family N-acetyltransferase, whose translation MLTQQALIESFRRIGIQQGKPIVVHSSLRSLGPVDGGADTVLDALLAYLGKDGLLIMPTFTYDNPGFDPDKSKSLTGALTEVFRKRSPSVRSLHPTHSVAASGKEAARICEGHHQVPGLGIDSPLDRAAKEGGGVLLIGVGHTSNSTIHVGESYARLPFLHVPFTPNWPNPIQIAGQGRGQLEVYLDEHPGCSRAFGTVEAPLRQRGSIKDGLIGKALAQWMPGQAVIDVTLDLLQKDKNALLCTDSNCYRCSRSRAILHQEKKKN comes from the coding sequence ATGCTGACTCAACAAGCACTCATTGAATCGTTTAGACGGATAGGAATCCAGCAGGGAAAACCGATTGTCGTCCACAGTTCTCTGCGTAGTTTGGGGCCAGTTGATGGCGGGGCGGATACGGTGCTGGATGCCTTACTAGCATATTTAGGTAAAGACGGGCTGCTAATCATGCCTACTTTTACTTATGACAATCCTGGCTTTGATCCTGATAAATCAAAGAGCCTGACCGGTGCATTAACGGAAGTTTTCCGCAAACGCAGCCCCTCGGTACGTTCGCTGCATCCCACCCACTCGGTTGCAGCTAGCGGGAAGGAGGCAGCTCGCATCTGCGAGGGCCATCATCAAGTGCCAGGTCTTGGCATCGATAGCCCGTTGGATCGAGCGGCGAAAGAAGGGGGGGGCGTTCTGCTAATCGGGGTAGGGCATACGTCCAATTCTACCATTCATGTGGGTGAATCCTATGCCAGACTGCCTTTCCTACACGTTCCTTTTACCCCGAATTGGCCGAATCCAATTCAAATTGCAGGCCAAGGGAGAGGGCAGCTGGAAGTTTACCTTGACGAACATCCGGGCTGCAGCAGGGCATTCGGTACCGTGGAGGCTCCACTTCGCCAAAGAGGGTCAATAAAAGACGGGCTCATCGGCAAAGCGCTAGCGCAGTGGATGCCAGGGCAAGCCGTAATCGATGTCACCCTTGACTTGCTTCAGAAAGACAAAAACGCCTTGCTTTGCACAGATTCGAATTGTTACCGCTGCAGCAGATCCAGAGCAATTCTTCATCAAGAAAAAAAGAAAAACTAG
- a CDS encoding ROK family transcriptional regulator → MLKKINETMILDLVRQEGPISRADIAKALQISRPTISKLVGELVNRRVIVEIGEGQSKGGKRPILLQLNRNMHLIGIHLSYPSVKLAIVDNLGNVLVRQELATPGTFQEMMDVLINASSELLHSAGITHSTVAAVSVAVAGITDARTGRIVSSRNFPFLVGTGLKAALQRQYRVPILIDNDVYMGVYGEAYALSAASGSSLAFVRIDNLIGLGMWIDGRVYRGSQFAAGEIGDMLVSAERQLASGYSQEGGYFERWMNERQGEDLDYKIACCLANIVCLFAPDRLFIGGELLIGRGGAIDRINTILKRINGRAPQLETARFGVDAELIGSIYAAVDAIRQNVKIY, encoded by the coding sequence TTGCTTAAAAAGATCAATGAGACGATGATTCTGGATCTTGTCCGACAGGAAGGCCCGATTTCTCGGGCTGACATCGCTAAAGCGCTGCAGATTAGCCGGCCGACGATTTCCAAGCTGGTTGGGGAGCTCGTGAACAGACGTGTCATTGTGGAAATTGGGGAAGGACAATCGAAGGGGGGCAAGCGGCCGATCCTGCTGCAGCTCAATCGGAATATGCATCTGATCGGCATTCATTTGTCTTATCCTTCTGTCAAATTAGCGATTGTCGATAATCTCGGCAACGTGCTTGTGCGGCAAGAGCTTGCAACGCCGGGGACGTTTCAGGAAATGATGGATGTGCTCATCAACGCTTCGAGTGAGTTGCTCCATTCGGCGGGCATAACCCATTCCACCGTCGCGGCCGTCAGTGTAGCGGTCGCCGGGATCACAGATGCAAGAACAGGGCGCATCGTCAGTTCAAGAAATTTCCCCTTTCTGGTAGGGACGGGATTGAAAGCGGCGCTGCAGCGACAATACCGCGTGCCCATCTTGATTGATAATGATGTTTATATGGGCGTATATGGTGAAGCTTACGCCCTCTCTGCCGCAAGCGGCAGCAGTTTGGCTTTTGTCCGCATCGACAATCTGATCGGCCTAGGCATGTGGATCGACGGCCGAGTGTACCGGGGCAGCCAATTCGCTGCAGGTGAAATCGGCGATATGCTGGTTAGCGCAGAACGGCAGCTCGCGAGCGGCTATAGCCAGGAAGGCGGCTATTTCGAACGCTGGATGAATGAGCGTCAGGGCGAGGATCTCGATTATAAAATCGCTTGTTGCTTGGCTAATATCGTTTGTCTGTTTGCTCCAGATCGGCTTTTCATCGGTGGCGAACTGCTCATTGGCCGGGGAGGTGCGATAGATCGGATCAACACTATATTGAAGCGGATCAACGGGCGGGCTCCGCAATTGGAAACGGCCCGGTTCGGGGTGGACGCGGAATTAATTGGCAGTATATATGCCGCCGTCGACGCTATCCGGCAAAACGTCAAAATTTATTAA
- a CDS encoding extracellular solute-binding protein — protein MKANQRIWTGVTAAALMTSVLTACTSSNNEPAQGQAAATSKPAQPASFTILSNDGGNPYAKQVKPDDKYFKEASRLFSEFSGKPTTVNWQYLDAATYSQLLSVRFASNDLTEVISSTSITDKGHPTAVENGAFLPLNELLDKYGQNIKKKVPQYVWDNPSISRDGKIYAIPKLLTPLNPKGLYYRKDWLDKLGLKPPETLEDYLAYFEAVKTKDPNGNGQADEIGYPLRGGINFGDSFFGYFGANPGSWTFTDGKFIPDIIRPEMKQAIAFYKQLYDKGYINKDFATINAADWSKLILSDKAALWTYDLRNVADYTTEKFAGKSAKVDFLPGPKNAQGKINIGDRGLGVAKVFMINAKSKNPERFVEYMNWIYSDDAKKTEFFDFGIEGQNFAKKDGKIEWNAFGPENKDDKVFYQTMMNPSWDARMDLAVVEKTGTVDKAALQRAIGYTETNLGDNQALNMPALESIKTKPELGIDAGSLFLDMFAKVVSGKENTDTAFDKFVSDWKKRGGDDAIKEATDWYNKTKKK, from the coding sequence ATGAAAGCAAATCAACGCATATGGACCGGCGTCACGGCCGCTGCCCTAATGACAAGCGTATTGACCGCATGCACATCCTCAAATAACGAACCAGCTCAAGGTCAGGCAGCAGCCACCAGCAAACCCGCACAGCCTGCGAGTTTTACAATATTATCGAATGACGGCGGAAATCCATATGCCAAACAAGTCAAACCGGATGACAAGTATTTTAAGGAAGCGTCACGGCTGTTCAGCGAATTCAGCGGCAAGCCGACAACGGTTAACTGGCAGTATCTGGATGCTGCAACCTACTCACAGTTGTTATCGGTCCGATTCGCATCGAACGATTTGACGGAAGTCATCTCCTCTACGTCAATTACCGACAAAGGTCATCCGACTGCAGTGGAGAACGGTGCGTTTTTACCCCTAAACGAACTGCTAGACAAATACGGCCAAAATATTAAGAAAAAGGTGCCGCAATATGTTTGGGATAATCCGAGCATCAGCCGTGACGGTAAAATTTACGCGATTCCGAAGCTGCTGACCCCGCTCAATCCCAAAGGGCTTTACTACCGCAAAGACTGGTTGGATAAGCTCGGTTTGAAACCGCCTGAGACACTGGAAGACTATCTCGCCTATTTCGAAGCGGTTAAAACGAAAGACCCGAACGGCAACGGCCAAGCCGATGAAATCGGCTATCCACTGCGTGGCGGAATCAACTTTGGCGATTCATTCTTCGGTTATTTCGGTGCAAATCCAGGCAGCTGGACCTTCACGGACGGGAAATTCATCCCGGACATTATCCGACCGGAAATGAAGCAAGCGATCGCCTTTTATAAACAGTTGTATGACAAAGGGTACATCAACAAAGATTTCGCAACGATCAATGCGGCCGACTGGTCTAAGCTGATCTTGTCCGATAAGGCGGCGCTTTGGACGTACGATCTGCGTAACGTTGCCGATTATACAACTGAGAAATTCGCCGGCAAATCAGCGAAGGTCGACTTTCTGCCAGGTCCGAAAAACGCGCAAGGGAAAATTAATATCGGCGACCGAGGTCTTGGCGTCGCGAAAGTATTTATGATTAACGCCAAATCGAAAAATCCGGAACGGTTCGTCGAGTATATGAATTGGATCTATTCGGATGACGCGAAGAAAACGGAATTCTTCGATTTTGGGATCGAAGGTCAAAACTTTGCAAAAAAAGACGGAAAAATTGAATGGAACGCATTCGGTCCTGAAAACAAGGACGACAAAGTGTTTTATCAAACGATGATGAACCCGTCTTGGGATGCCCGTATGGATTTAGCTGTCGTCGAGAAAACCGGAACCGTGGATAAAGCTGCGCTACAACGCGCAATAGGATATACCGAAACGAATCTGGGGGACAATCAGGCGCTTAACATGCCGGCCCTGGAGTCGATTAAAACGAAGCCGGAGTTAGGCATTGATGCCGGATCACTGTTCCTAGATATGTTCGCCAAAGTCGTATCTGGAAAAGAAAACACGGACACCGCTTTCGATAAATTTGTGTCCGACTGGAAAAAACGCGGTGGCGACGACGCCATCAAGGAAGCGACGGACTGGTATAACAAAACGAAGAAAAAATAA
- a CDS encoding ABC transporter permease, translated as MLRKLQSNAPLALFIIALPGMLHFIIFKYVPLLGNVIAFQKYDMFRGISGSLWVGLDHFVTMFQYADFANILKNTVILSFYRLVFAFPAPLLLALLLNEIIHTTFKRTVQTVLYFPHFLSWVIVGGIFIRLLHFDGMVNDLLSLFGLERTYWLQQVAYFRTILVTSGIWKEAGWGTIIYLAAIAGVNPNLYEAAMVDGANRWQRMRHVTLPALMPAIIVLLLLRIGHLLDSGAEEVLMFSNPLVRNVAEVIDTYVYRVGLMDAQYSYTTAIGMFKSVVGFILIVGLNRLAKKTTGESIY; from the coding sequence ATGCTGCGCAAACTGCAATCGAACGCTCCGCTCGCGCTGTTCATCATCGCGCTGCCGGGGATGCTGCACTTTATTATTTTTAAATATGTACCACTGCTCGGGAACGTCATCGCTTTTCAGAAATATGACATGTTCCGGGGCATATCCGGCAGCCTTTGGGTCGGCTTGGACCATTTCGTGACGATGTTTCAATATGCGGATTTCGCGAACATCTTGAAAAACACGGTCATTCTCAGCTTTTACCGGCTGGTGTTCGCCTTCCCTGCTCCGCTTCTTCTAGCGCTGCTGCTCAACGAGATTATTCATACGACGTTTAAGCGAACAGTGCAGACGGTTCTTTATTTCCCGCATTTCTTATCATGGGTCATCGTCGGTGGAATATTTATCCGATTGCTGCACTTTGATGGAATGGTGAATGACTTGCTTTCGCTCTTTGGGCTGGAACGCACCTACTGGCTGCAGCAGGTCGCGTATTTCCGGACGATACTTGTCACGTCAGGCATATGGAAGGAAGCGGGCTGGGGAACGATTATCTATTTGGCTGCTATTGCAGGTGTGAATCCAAACTTATACGAAGCGGCGATGGTAGACGGCGCCAACCGCTGGCAGCGAATGCGGCATGTGACCTTACCGGCGCTGATGCCGGCTATCATCGTGCTTTTATTACTGCGGATCGGTCATTTGCTTGACTCTGGAGCAGAGGAAGTGCTGATGTTCTCCAATCCGTTAGTGCGCAATGTGGCCGAAGTTATCGATACTTACGTATATCGGGTCGGTTTGATGGACGCCCAGTATAGCTACACAACGGCAATCGGGATGTTCAAATCTGTCGTTGGCTTCATTTTGATCGTCGGTTTGAACCGATTGGCCAAGAAAACGACAGGCGAGAGCATCTATTGA
- a CDS encoding carbohydrate ABC transporter permease, producing the protein MPIYRSERWFQAGLALFFIVMGIIMLVPMLHVIALSLSDSHHATTGHIGLLPQGFTLDSYKKIMGETRIWRSLGVTVYITVLGTLISLFFTSTLAYALSRPRMPGKPLIMKGIVITFIFSVPLIPYFLTVNSLHMLNTLWSIMLPTALGAFNVIIMKTFFQGLSSEIFDAGSIDGCSEFGIFYRLAIPLSKPVFATIGLFHAVGQWNSYFYALIFIRSKELYPIQIVLRGMIVNADMAGWVVNVDTTYSAETLQAGVIIVAILPIVAVYPFLQKYFVKGAYVGSLKE; encoded by the coding sequence ATGCCAATTTACCGATCGGAACGCTGGTTTCAGGCGGGGCTAGCACTGTTCTTCATCGTCATGGGCATCATTATGCTGGTACCGATGCTGCATGTGATCGCGTTATCGTTAAGCGATTCACATCATGCCACAACGGGACACATTGGTCTGCTGCCTCAAGGATTTACACTGGATTCTTACAAAAAGATCATGGGCGAAACCCGAATTTGGCGCTCGCTAGGTGTAACTGTATATATCACGGTTTTAGGCACGCTGATTTCGTTATTTTTTACATCTACACTTGCCTATGCATTATCTCGCCCCCGTATGCCAGGCAAACCGCTTATTATGAAAGGAATCGTCATTACATTTATTTTCTCGGTGCCGCTAATTCCGTATTTCTTGACAGTGAATTCGCTCCATATGTTGAATACGTTGTGGTCCATTATGCTGCCTACCGCGTTGGGTGCCTTCAATGTCATCATTATGAAAACATTTTTTCAAGGGCTCTCGAGTGAAATTTTCGATGCCGGTTCAATTGACGGCTGCAGCGAATTCGGAATTTTCTACAGGCTCGCAATTCCGCTTTCCAAGCCAGTCTTTGCAACAATCGGCTTATTTCATGCCGTAGGACAATGGAATTCTTATTTTTATGCGCTGATTTTTATTCGCTCGAAGGAGCTGTACCCGATTCAAATTGTTTTGCGTGGCATGATTGTCAATGCGGATATGGCCGGATGGGTCGTCAATGTTGACACGACATACTCTGCGGAAACGCTTCAGGCAGGCGTCATCATAGTCGCTATTTTGCCTATTGTTGCGGTATATCCGTTTTTGCAAAAATATTTCGTCAAAGGCGCTTATGTGGGATCCTTAAAAGAATAG